A part of Silvimonas soli genomic DNA contains:
- a CDS encoding lysophospholipid acyltransferase family protein gives MAPASLVNTRIASGVVPFQFVTAAPRRRARIIMTAVFWLLSLLPLSWAQALGAWLGAGAARLPGRYGTRLQQNYLQAFPERTLAQLQEARRAAGRMLLEIPYFWMRNNPVEGLNIAPANFHEATDVLLAQGKGLILLSPHLGGFELLGPLFAQRYPSTVLFKPPHRPWLRDWVERTRSRPNLAMAPATPRGVRMLVKALKRGETIGILPDQCPGGGEGDWAPFFGKSAYTMNLVQRLQALSDAPIVLVFAERLPGARSYHIHMEVLTEPLSSDRQTAASHLNSKLEQLIARAPEQYLWGYNRYKHPRGA, from the coding sequence TTGGCACCGGCCTCACTCGTCAACACCCGCATTGCGTCGGGTGTTGTTCCATTCCAGTTTGTTACCGCCGCTCCGCGTCGTCGAGCCAGGATCATCATGACCGCCGTTTTCTGGCTGCTTTCTTTATTGCCGCTTAGCTGGGCACAAGCTTTGGGGGCGTGGTTGGGCGCCGGTGCTGCCCGCTTGCCGGGCCGTTACGGCACGCGTCTGCAGCAAAATTATCTGCAAGCCTTTCCCGAGCGGACTTTGGCGCAACTGCAGGAAGCTCGCCGTGCTGCCGGGCGCATGCTGCTGGAGATTCCCTATTTCTGGATGCGTAACAACCCGGTTGAGGGCTTGAACATAGCCCCAGCCAACTTCCATGAAGCGACGGATGTCTTGCTGGCCCAAGGCAAAGGATTGATTCTGCTGTCGCCGCATCTGGGCGGTTTTGAATTGCTGGGGCCATTGTTTGCCCAGCGCTATCCATCCACCGTATTGTTCAAGCCGCCGCATCGCCCATGGTTGCGCGACTGGGTTGAACGCACCCGCAGTCGCCCGAATCTGGCCATGGCCCCGGCCACGCCACGCGGTGTGCGTATGCTGGTCAAAGCGCTCAAGCGTGGCGAAACCATCGGCATCTTGCCGGATCAATGTCCAGGTGGTGGCGAAGGCGACTGGGCGCCATTTTTTGGCAAATCGGCCTACACCATGAATCTGGTGCAGCGTTTGCAGGCACTCAGCGACGCACCGATTGTGCTGGTATTTGCCGAGCGTTTGCCCGGTGCGCGCAGTTATCACATCCATATGGAAGTGCTGACCGAGCCATTGTCCAGTGACCGTCAGACTGCCGCATCGCATCTGAACAGCAAGCTCGAACAGCTGATCGCCCGCGCGCCCGAGCAATATCTGTGGGGCTATAACCGCTACAAACATCCGCGCGGCGCGTGA
- a CDS encoding MFS transporter yields the protein MYALARWSKGRFHYGWVTLAVVFLIMLITAGTRSTPSVMMVPLEHDFGWSRTTVSLALSINLALFGLMGPFAAAAMQRFGLRRTVLTALTILAIGVGLSSLMTSTWHMVLIWGVLVGMATGATSMTLGATVVNRWFSQRRGLAMGILTASSATGQLLFLPLMAAIVERYGWRPIVLTVAALAVLILPLIAFLLPERPTSVGLRPFGEPADAPADQVASHINPIKIAFDALGKASKSRDFWLLFFSFFICGASTNGYIGTHFIAMCGDYGLSEVKGASILATMGLLDLVGTTFSGWLSDRFNNRVLLFWYYGLRGLALIFLPYAFGITYFGLPIFAFFYGLDWVATVPPTVRLTTDVFGSRDAPIVFGWIVAGHQLGAAFAALGAGMLRNSLGSYTVATMISGGLCVVGAILVLRIHRRAMVPAIA from the coding sequence ATGTATGCATTAGCGCGCTGGTCCAAAGGCCGTTTCCATTACGGCTGGGTCACCCTGGCCGTAGTCTTTTTGATCATGCTGATTACCGCCGGCACGCGTTCCACACCCAGCGTCATGATGGTGCCGCTAGAGCACGACTTCGGCTGGAGCCGCACTACGGTATCGCTGGCTTTGTCGATCAACCTGGCGCTGTTCGGCTTGATGGGCCCATTCGCCGCTGCCGCCATGCAGCGCTTTGGTTTGCGCCGCACCGTGCTCACCGCACTCACCATTCTGGCGATTGGCGTGGGCTTATCCAGCCTGATGACCTCCACCTGGCATATGGTGCTGATCTGGGGCGTATTGGTGGGCATGGCTACCGGCGCAACTTCAATGACACTGGGCGCCACGGTGGTAAATCGCTGGTTCAGTCAACGGCGTGGTCTGGCGATGGGCATCCTCACCGCCAGCTCCGCCACCGGGCAGTTGCTATTTCTGCCATTGATGGCGGCCATTGTGGAGCGCTATGGCTGGCGGCCGATTGTGCTTACCGTTGCCGCACTGGCTGTACTGATCTTGCCATTGATTGCTTTCTTGCTGCCGGAACGCCCCACCAGTGTTGGGCTGCGCCCGTTCGGCGAGCCAGCGGATGCTCCGGCCGATCAAGTTGCCAGCCACATAAACCCCATCAAAATCGCCTTTGACGCGCTGGGCAAAGCCAGCAAATCGCGTGACTTCTGGCTGCTGTTCTTCAGCTTTTTTATCTGCGGGGCCAGCACCAATGGCTATATCGGCACCCACTTTATTGCCATGTGTGGCGATTACGGATTGTCGGAAGTGAAAGGCGCCAGCATTCTGGCAACGATGGGTTTGCTTGATCTGGTGGGCACCACGTTCTCCGGCTGGTTATCAGACCGCTTCAATAATCGCGTGCTGTTGTTCTGGTATTACGGCCTGCGCGGCCTGGCGCTGATCTTTTTGCCGTACGCATTTGGTATCACCTACTTTGGCCTGCCGATCTTTGCCTTCTTCTATGGGCTGGACTGGGTTGCCACGGTACCACCCACCGTGCGGCTGACCACCGACGTGTTCGGCTCCCGCGATGCGCCAATTGTGTTTGGCTGGATTGTCGCCGGGCATCAATTAGGTGCCGCCTTTGCCGCGCTGGGTGCGGGCATGTTGCGCAACAGTCTGGGCTCGTACACCGTCGCCACCATGATTTCCGGCGGACTGTGCGTAGTGGGGGCGATCCTGGTATTGCGTATCCACCGCCGCGCCATGGTCCCGGCCATCGCCTGA
- a CDS encoding TetR/AcrR family transcriptional regulator, translated as MTPQKAAAPRTVTQGALAHSQILDAAEELFYQEGARSSGIDAVVKRAGVNKMSLYRQFESKDDLLKQYLQRRDEKFLAYLHASLDKHPGQPRRQLEQFFTDLAARTATPGYRGCPFVNIAAEFPDTEHFARQMVAGNKARLLATLTELAQAAGASDAPGLAAGLALLIEGAYTASQTYAPGNSLLPALPLVAKILLDAALPANT; from the coding sequence ATGACCCCGCAAAAAGCAGCTGCCCCACGCACAGTCACGCAGGGTGCACTGGCGCACAGCCAGATTCTGGATGCGGCGGAAGAGTTGTTTTATCAGGAAGGCGCCCGTTCCAGCGGGATCGACGCCGTGGTCAAACGGGCTGGCGTCAACAAGATGAGCCTGTATCGCCAGTTTGAATCCAAAGATGATTTACTTAAGCAGTATTTGCAGCGGCGCGACGAAAAATTCCTGGCCTACCTGCATGCCAGCCTGGATAAACATCCAGGTCAGCCGCGGCGGCAACTGGAACAGTTTTTTACCGATCTGGCTGCGCGCACGGCGACACCGGGCTATCGCGGCTGCCCGTTTGTGAATATCGCTGCGGAATTTCCGGATACCGAACACTTTGCCCGGCAAATGGTGGCGGGCAACAAGGCGCGCTTGTTGGCTACTTTGACTGAATTGGCGCAAGCCGCCGGGGCGAGCGATGCGCCCGGCCTGGCCGCCGGGCTGGCGCTGCTGATTGAAGGTGCTTATACCGCCAGCCAGACTTATGCTCCGGGCAACAGCCTGTTGCCCGCTTTGCCGCTGGTGGCAAAGATCCTGCTGGATGCCGCGTTGCCCGCGAACACCTGA
- the bla gene encoding class A beta-lactamase gives MNHLMSFLSRRQLLTGAAALFALTRLPAHAATNASAIATASVRLQELENRVGGRLGVLALDTGTGQSIAHRADERFPMCSTFKFLLATAILARVDAHQTQLEQPVKYSKADLQEYAPIAREHLAQGQLSVGALCAAAVQYSDNTAANLLLDMVGGPAQLTAFLRAHGDAITRLDRNEPSLNTCIPGDPRDTTTPAAMLATMQRILLGNDILSAASRQQLATWLRGNTTGTAKIKAGLPADWQIGDKTGSGNAGAATNDIAIIWPPQRAPILVTAYIHGNKVTPTEREQSTLAEVGRLVHASFS, from the coding sequence ATGAATCACCTCATGTCTTTTCTATCTCGCCGTCAATTGCTGACCGGCGCAGCGGCCTTGTTTGCCCTCACTCGTTTGCCCGCCCATGCAGCGACTAACGCTAGCGCCATCGCCACAGCTTCGGTCCGCTTGCAAGAACTGGAAAACCGCGTCGGCGGTCGTCTTGGCGTGCTGGCACTGGATACCGGCACGGGTCAGAGCATTGCGCATCGGGCAGATGAGCGTTTTCCCATGTGCAGTACCTTCAAGTTTTTGCTGGCAACGGCGATCCTGGCGCGGGTGGACGCCCACCAGACGCAACTGGAACAGCCCGTTAAATACAGCAAGGCGGACTTGCAGGAATACGCACCGATTGCCCGGGAGCATCTGGCGCAAGGCCAATTGAGTGTCGGCGCGCTGTGTGCCGCCGCAGTGCAATACAGTGACAACACCGCCGCCAATCTGCTGCTGGATATGGTTGGCGGCCCGGCGCAACTGACCGCGTTTTTACGCGCTCACGGGGATGCCATTACCCGGCTGGACCGCAATGAGCCGTCGCTGAATACTTGTATTCCGGGCGATCCACGCGATACCACTACGCCAGCCGCGATGCTGGCCACCATGCAACGCATTTTGTTGGGCAATGATATTTTGTCGGCCGCTTCGCGCCAGCAACTGGCCACCTGGCTGCGCGGCAATACCACCGGCACCGCCAAAATCAAGGCCGGTTTACCGGCGGACTGGCAGATCGGCGACAAGACGGGCTCGGGCAATGCCGGTGCGGCAACCAACGATATCGCCATTATCTGGCCACCACAGCGGGCGCCGATTCTGGTCACGGCGTATATCCACGGCAACAAGGTCACGCCAACCGAACGCGAGCAATCCACGCTGGCCGAAGTGGGTCGTCTGGTACACGCCAGTTTTAGTTAA
- a CDS encoding FlxA-like family protein has product MVTSVSAVSSTSAIGSTTQSTSSSSSTSLQQQLAALEKLLATAEANASTPAGAAQVQSIELQIQTIQQEIAAQQNTATQAATTPSTTTASAATSTAGTLVNTSA; this is encoded by the coding sequence ATGGTTACTTCAGTCAGCGCAGTTTCGTCCACCTCGGCCATTGGCAGCACCACGCAAAGCACCAGCAGCAGTTCAAGCACCAGCTTGCAGCAACAACTGGCAGCGCTGGAGAAACTACTGGCCACCGCCGAAGCCAACGCCAGCACACCGGCAGGCGCCGCGCAGGTCCAATCCATCGAGCTACAGATCCAGACTATCCAGCAAGAAATCGCCGCCCAGCAGAACACGGCGACCCAGGCCGCCACAACTCCTTCCACAACGACCGCATCGGCAGCAACATCCACTGCGGGCACGCTGGTTAATACTTCTGCCTGA
- a CDS encoding M14 family zinc carboxypeptidase, with protein sequence MTPLNDLLPELAQLERLIKMGQGRLTVRTVAEVNVAQYCLPIMVLTLGSSAPDAPLVGFFGGVHGLERIGTQVVLTFLHSLLTRLHWDPVLEHQLSRVRLLFMPLVNPGGMLKRRRSNPAGVDLMRNAPLDAIDPVPWLLGGHRIGSWLPWYRGAHGQWMQPESEALCAVVEQEIQQRSQVLMLDCHSGFGMHDRIWFPLAGSRRPIESVGEIYTLKTLFDQAYPHHRYVFEPQSHQYLTHGDLWDHLYLQARERNPDQLFLPLTLEMGSWKWVRKNPRQLFSRLGAFNPVAPHRQQRVMRTHLAFMEFLTRLAGSEERWLAGDQRSARHRREAMNLWYRNGT encoded by the coding sequence GTGACTCCACTCAACGACCTTCTTCCCGAGCTGGCCCAACTGGAACGTCTTATCAAGATGGGCCAGGGGCGACTCACTGTGCGTACTGTCGCCGAGGTCAATGTGGCGCAGTACTGCTTGCCCATCATGGTGCTGACGCTGGGTAGTTCGGCGCCCGATGCGCCGCTGGTGGGCTTCTTTGGTGGCGTGCACGGACTGGAACGCATCGGTACCCAGGTGGTGCTCACTTTTCTGCACAGTCTGCTGACTCGGCTGCATTGGGACCCAGTACTGGAACATCAGCTAAGCCGGGTCCGCTTGTTGTTCATGCCGCTGGTAAATCCGGGGGGCATGCTCAAGCGACGTCGTTCCAATCCTGCCGGGGTTGATCTGATGCGCAACGCGCCACTTGATGCGATCGACCCGGTGCCCTGGTTGCTGGGTGGGCATCGTATTGGCAGTTGGCTGCCGTGGTATCGCGGGGCACATGGCCAATGGATGCAGCCAGAAAGCGAAGCGCTCTGTGCGGTGGTCGAACAGGAAATCCAGCAGCGCAGCCAGGTCTTGATGCTCGATTGCCACTCCGGTTTTGGCATGCATGACCGCATCTGGTTTCCGCTGGCGGGCAGCCGCCGCCCCATTGAATCGGTGGGCGAGATTTACACGCTCAAAACGCTGTTCGACCAGGCGTATCCGCATCATCGTTATGTATTTGAACCGCAGAGTCACCAGTACCTCACGCATGGCGATTTGTGGGATCACCTCTATCTGCAAGCGCGGGAGCGCAATCCGGACCAGCTGTTTTTACCGCTCACGCTGGAAATGGGTTCGTGGAAATGGGTGCGCAAAAATCCGCGGCAGTTGTTTTCGCGTCTTGGCGCGTTCAACCCGGTGGCGCCGCATCGCCAGCAGCGGGTGATGCGCACGCATCTGGCGTTTATGGAATTCCTCACTCGGCTGGCTGGCAGCGAAGAGCGCTGGCTGGCGGGCGATCAGCGCAGCGCGCGCCACCGGCGTGAAGCCATGAACCTGTGGTATCGCAATGGCACTTGA
- a CDS encoding alpha/beta fold hydrolase: MALDPAHLPAPDNARPWVLLRGLGREARHWGEFPQRLQLALGDVPVLTPDLPGNGYLWQENAGVTVAEQCEHLRGQLAPVLAEGPVNVLALSLGGMVALDWASRYPAEVARLVLVNTSLSALAPFWRRLRWQSYPALLGLLGQKTALREQGILALTSNLPARRSQVLADWVAWQTAHPVSVANLLRQLLAAARFQAPKVWPRCPALVVTSAQDRLVDPYCSAQLAQATGWPLQINAHAGHDLPLDDALWLAQAVVLWQGMQTRSLA; encoded by the coding sequence ATGGCACTTGATCCAGCCCACTTGCCAGCGCCAGACAACGCCCGGCCATGGGTGCTATTGCGCGGGCTCGGGCGTGAAGCACGGCACTGGGGCGAGTTTCCGCAGCGATTGCAGCTGGCGCTGGGCGATGTGCCGGTGCTTACGCCAGATCTGCCGGGTAATGGCTATTTATGGCAAGAAAACGCCGGGGTGACCGTCGCCGAACAATGCGAGCACTTGCGTGGACAGTTGGCTCCAGTGCTGGCCGAAGGCCCGGTGAACGTGCTGGCATTGTCGTTGGGCGGCATGGTGGCGCTGGATTGGGCTAGCCGCTATCCGGCTGAAGTGGCGCGACTGGTATTGGTGAACACCAGTCTGTCGGCGCTGGCACCATTCTGGCGCCGTTTGCGCTGGCAAAGTTATCCCGCATTGTTGGGGCTGCTTGGGCAGAAAACAGCCCTGCGCGAACAAGGCATTCTGGCTTTGACCAGCAACCTGCCAGCGCGACGCTCGCAAGTGCTGGCCGACTGGGTTGCGTGGCAAACCGCACATCCGGTCTCTGTCGCCAACCTGTTGCGTCAGTTACTGGCCGCAGCGCGTTTTCAGGCGCCCAAAGTTTGGCCGCGCTGCCCGGCGCTGGTGGTGACCAGCGCACAGGACCGGCTGGTTGATCCCTACTGTTCGGCGCAACTGGCGCAGGCCACCGGTTGGCCGCTGCAGATCAATGCTCACGCCGGGCATGACTTGCCGCTGGACGATGCGCTGTGGCTCGCGCAGGCGGTGGTGTTGTGGCAGGGCATGCAGACCAGGTCGCTTGCCTGA
- a CDS encoding SpoIIE family protein phosphatase produces the protein MPAQFNASRGSLPRFRQPSAADLCVVATAITSEETNQAVLDVFNDQRELISLPVVENGRPIGLINRNIFMSQMSKPFHRELYGKKSCIAFMDKEPLIAEATLGIESLTFRAVEYGEKALADGFIITRDGRYAGVGHGLQLMRVVADMQAEKNRQIMHSIDYASVIQRATLQVSRAALAETLTDASLVWEPRDVVGGDFYHFARFADGWFAAIADCTGHGVPGAFMTLISSSMLAQAIERNNPRDPAHLMGLVSRGIKQMLGQTAERSELAESNDGLDAAFMWFDNATQTLTFAGARTALYLLYPDAPQIEMIEGDRAGVGYVDSNADHQWTNRVLPLTPNTLLFVTTDGLVDQIGGRKQIAFGKRRIRDAIVARRHQSTTQITDDLLIELANWQVDETRRDDLTCLCVRIAGTQP, from the coding sequence ATGCCAGCGCAATTTAATGCCTCACGTGGTTCATTGCCGCGTTTTCGCCAGCCTTCGGCTGCCGATTTGTGCGTCGTCGCGACCGCAATTACCTCAGAAGAAACCAATCAAGCCGTGCTGGATGTCTTCAACGACCAGCGCGAACTGATCAGCTTGCCGGTGGTGGAAAACGGCCGCCCGATCGGGCTGATCAACCGCAATATTTTTATGTCGCAAATGTCCAAGCCGTTTCATCGCGAGCTGTACGGCAAAAAAAGCTGCATTGCTTTTATGGACAAAGAACCGCTGATTGCCGAAGCCACTTTGGGCATCGAAAGCCTGACTTTTCGCGCCGTTGAGTATGGCGAGAAAGCACTGGCTGACGGCTTCATCATTACCCGTGACGGCCGATACGCGGGCGTGGGCCACGGCTTGCAACTGATGCGCGTGGTGGCCGACATGCAGGCGGAGAAAAACCGCCAGATCATGCACAGCATTGATTACGCCAGTGTGATCCAGCGTGCGACCTTGCAAGTGTCGCGGGCCGCGCTGGCCGAAACGCTGACCGATGCCAGCCTGGTGTGGGAGCCGCGCGATGTGGTGGGTGGCGACTTCTATCACTTTGCCCGCTTTGCCGATGGCTGGTTTGCAGCGATTGCTGACTGTACCGGCCACGGCGTGCCCGGCGCCTTCATGACGCTGATTTCGTCGTCCATGCTGGCTCAGGCGATTGAGCGCAACAACCCGCGTGATCCGGCCCACTTAATGGGGCTGGTAAGCCGGGGCATTAAACAGATGCTGGGGCAGACGGCAGAACGCAGCGAACTGGCTGAATCCAATGACGGGCTGGATGCGGCCTTTATGTGGTTCGATAACGCCACGCAAACGCTGACCTTTGCCGGCGCCCGCACCGCGTTGTATCTGCTTTACCCAGACGCTCCGCAAATTGAAATGATCGAGGGTGATCGGGCTGGCGTGGGTTATGTGGACAGCAATGCGGACCACCAGTGGACCAACCGCGTGCTGCCACTGACACCGAACACCTTGTTGTTTGTGACCACCGACGGTCTGGTAGACCAGATTGGCGGGCGCAAGCAAATTGCCTTTGGCAAACGGCGTATCCGCGACGCTATCGTGGCGCGACGCCATCAGAGTACAACGCAGATTACCGACGATTTGCTGATCGAACTGGCCAACTGGCAAGTGGACGAAACGCGCCGCGATGACCTGACCTGCTTATGTGTGCGCATCGCTGGCACCCAACCATGA
- a CDS encoding SiaB family protein kinase, with protein MTELNMYMSTLPEHDMIYQQYRDFCDAARQRHVIFYYVGYFSQHIVGAMADALKLRLEVSGMAGPTRRKLFSSFVEMSQNIIHYSADALTPIDLDNHEVRHGSVCIGIQDDHYYLLCANPIKADSAEALRQRIEPLRSMTLEEIKQAYKEALRSDAPEDSKGAGVGFLTMARDASVPLEFEFVPMPHEPDLCMFYIKAII; from the coding sequence ATGACTGAACTGAACATGTATATGAGTACATTGCCGGAGCACGACATGATTTATCAGCAATACCGCGACTTTTGTGATGCCGCGCGGCAGCGCCATGTGATTTTTTATTACGTAGGCTATTTTTCGCAGCACATTGTCGGTGCCATGGCAGATGCGCTCAAGCTGCGACTGGAAGTCAGCGGAATGGCTGGCCCAACGCGGCGCAAACTGTTCTCGTCTTTTGTCGAGATGTCGCAAAACATCATCCATTATTCGGCCGACGCGTTGACGCCGATTGATCTGGATAACCACGAAGTACGCCATGGATCGGTGTGCATCGGCATTCAGGATGATCACTACTACCTGCTGTGCGCCAACCCGATCAAAGCCGATTCAGCCGAAGCACTGCGCCAGCGGATCGAGCCATTGCGCTCGATGACGCTGGAAGAAATCAAGCAAGCCTACAAAGAAGCACTGCGCTCGGATGCGCCCGAAGACAGCAAAGGCGCTGGCGTGGGCTTTCTGACCATGGCGCGTGACGCTAGCGTGCCACTGGAATTTGAATTTGTGCCGATGCCGCACGAGCCGGATCTGTGCATGTTTTATATCAAAGCCATTATCTGA
- a CDS encoding DUF1987 domain-containing protein yields the protein MDNLFIAATPTSPEVDFRFSQHVLSLKGESYPENAAAFYGEIIANVRTYLAGCQQANIEVNVALAYFNSSSTKVLFNLFDAFNQAALMGNHVTLNWYHDEDDDTILEFGQELQDDFGALDFHDHALSGV from the coding sequence ATGGACAACCTGTTTATCGCCGCCACGCCGACCTCGCCTGAGGTCGATTTCCGTTTTAGCCAACACGTGCTGTCGCTCAAAGGCGAGTCCTATCCGGAAAACGCGGCCGCCTTTTATGGCGAAATCATTGCCAACGTGCGCACGTATCTGGCGGGCTGCCAGCAGGCCAATATCGAGGTCAACGTGGCGCTGGCCTACTTCAATAGCTCCAGCACTAAAGTGTTGTTCAACCTGTTCGATGCCTTCAATCAGGCCGCGCTGATGGGCAATCACGTCACCCTGAACTGGTACCACGACGAAGACGACGACACCATTCTGGAGTTCGGTCAGGAATTGCAGGATGACTTTGGCGCGCTGGATTTTCACGATCACGCACTGAGCGGCGTTTGA
- a CDS encoding diguanylate cyclase, translating into MPGTDPDLFDLEHAALAEASVVYDDVHAPAGIQRLALGELIGHYERLLRETRRLIQRSDRQEREMNVLNQRLQTLAINLDYRARHDTLTGVLNRGAVIELCNDTLLHSDIALVVLDLDHFKRINDTFGHPAGDAVLCAVVEQLQSVVGEIGQIGRVGGEEFTVMLPGLLLDDAMQLAEYMRAAVATHVFPSPIERAMTASFGVSWSAAGTPFESAYSRADEALYVAKRNGRNQVVRAR; encoded by the coding sequence ATGCCTGGTACTGATCCTGATCTGTTTGACCTGGAACACGCTGCGCTGGCCGAGGCGAGCGTGGTGTATGACGACGTGCACGCGCCGGCGGGTATCCAGCGGCTGGCGCTGGGTGAGCTGATCGGGCATTACGAGCGCTTGTTGCGTGAAACGCGGCGGCTGATTCAGCGCAGCGACCGGCAAGAGCGCGAAATGAATGTGCTTAACCAGCGGCTGCAAACGCTGGCCATCAACCTGGATTACCGCGCCCGCCACGACACGCTCACTGGCGTGCTCAATCGTGGTGCGGTGATCGAACTGTGCAACGACACACTGCTGCACAGCGATATCGCGCTGGTGGTGCTGGACCTGGACCACTTCAAACGCATCAACGATACCTTCGGCCATCCGGCGGGCGATGCGGTGCTGTGCGCGGTGGTGGAGCAACTGCAGTCGGTGGTGGGTGAGATCGGGCAGATTGGTCGGGTCGGCGGCGAGGAATTCACCGTCATGTTGCCTGGGCTGCTGCTGGACGACGCCATGCAACTGGCGGAGTACATGCGTGCTGCGGTGGCAACGCACGTTTTTCCATCTCCGATCGAACGGGCGATGACTGCCAGCTTTGGCGTGAGCTGGAGTGCCGCGGGCACTCCATTTGAAAGTGCCTACAGCCGCGCTGACGAGGCGCTATATGTGGCCAAGCGCAATGGCCGCAACCAGGTTGTGCGCGCCCGCTGA